In Archocentrus centrarchus isolate MPI-CPG fArcCen1 chromosome 22, fArcCen1, whole genome shotgun sequence, one DNA window encodes the following:
- the LOC115772665 gene encoding interleukin-6 receptor subunit beta-like, with translation MERHPAVVWTFLLGAGLALAFCIATSPAFPRPPQLIGCVFIHLVNVTCHWEPGDTPTTKYTLQVQRMSSYATATFTCTTRDTSCTLGLNNSTTRIEYCITITAHSGSQSFPSNRRCQPGRREVMLPSASLNSVTAVHGFPECLNVTWSRNSTEFPVSNSEIRAGDLNSQIEIKSQEQLDVQIRHVTVNSYTFLVCLLKPDTAYVIRLRHRYLGPSSPWSPWSKPHQGRTGEDAPSAAPVFWRQVKQTNSNGWRLVSLLWKPLPHILANGKVLFYNVTCQTKNAQLLRDHGNCNDLDHLSTSCSLHLPAAHCSCTLTASTSAGTSPTSRISLHGASETEPPSLSHVTASPLNDSCLEVRWRPLTDPFVTSYVVEWFAVREQNSSMLHWEKLNRFSKSLVITEGLKPMERYAISVRALYGEQGVGKNTTLYAYTRQGTPSVGLNIKVLQISGRTVELTWSPIPVELLHGFLCNYTLHYRTRDQPARSVFVPAHAHWYTLENLSPGNYAIFMQANTEAGAGAFGTVANVHIGSEEISTVMYVVIPLMLTILALMLMACLAQHRIVKEKLCQDVPDPSNSSLSHWVPKTTLESMNPLVLPEKPAVRYSEVIVLNELQNSNLDQDHSCQGICNLQTYSSLQSTLKVRISGKKLTRSSATELSPCSSSYSSVIISKPLQNPPEPLLHPSSHQYNCQDDTGGVTDVKLQLGGASEPSESHSKDKPKTSHLFLQQHQIPASFSDLSSVPRSSVLLSHTDEVSSLKLPFSQSSFNPLLQPNNFSHRSDSTSFSQFLPSVFVDLSYYPVECEPYLSL, from the exons CTATGCAACAGCGACATTCACCTGCACCACCCGTGACACCAGCTGCACTCTGGGACTCAATAATTCAACCACGAGGATTGAGTATTGCATCACCATCACAGCACACAGTGGAAGCCAGAGCTTTCCATCGAATCGTCGATGTCAGCCCGGTAGGAGAGAAG tgatgctgccttcagccAGTTTGAACAGCGTAACAGCAGTTCATGGTTTTCCTGAGTGTCTGAATGTAACTTGGAGCCGCAACTCGACTGAATTTCCTGTGTCTAACTCTGAAATCAGGGCGGGAGATCTGAATTCACAAATAGAGATTAAATCACAGGAGCAG CTTGATGTTCAGATCAGACATGTGACAGTGAATAGTTACACGTTCCTGGTTTGTCTCCTCAAACCTGATACAGCATATGTCATCAGGCTTCGCCACCGCTACCTTGGCCCATCTAGTCCATGGAGCCCATGGAGCAAACCACATCAGGGAAGGACAGGAGAGGATG CTCCATCTGCAGCACCAGTATTCTGGAGGCAAGTGAAACAAACTAACAGCAATGGATGGAGACTTGTCTCTCTGCTTTGGAAG cCCTTGCCTCATATTCTGGCCAATGGCAAAGTTCTCTTTTACAATGTGACTTGCCAGACAAAAAACGCTCAGCTCTTGAGAGATCATGGGAACTGCAACGACTTGGACCATTTGAGTACGTCCTGTAGCTTGCATCTTCCTGCTGCACATTGCTCCTGCACTTTGACTGCCTCCACCTCTGCTGGCACTTCACCAACATCCAGGATTTCACTCCACGGAGCCTCTGAAACAG AGCCACCATCCCTGAGTCACGTCACCGCAAGTCCTCTGAATGACAGTTGCTTGGAGGTTCGCTGGAGGCCTCTAACTGATCCATTTGTGACCAGTTATGTGGTGGAGTGGTTTGCTGTCAGAGAGCAAAACAGCAGTATGTTACACTGGGAAAAGCTGAATCGTTTCAGTAAATCTCTGGTCATCACAG AGGGATTAAAGCCGATGGAGCGTTATGCTATTTCTGTGAGAGCTCTGTATGGTGAACAAGGAGTggggaaaaacacaacactCTACGCTTACACACGACAAGGAA CACCCTCAGTTGGTCTTAACATAAAAGTACTGCAGATCTCAGGCAGAACAGTGGAGCTCACCTGGAGTCCTATACCTGTGGAGCTGCTTCATGGTTTCCTCTGCAACTACACACTGCACTATAGAACCAGAGACCAGCCAGCAAGGA GTGTTTTTGTGCCTGCTCACGCTCACTGGTACACTCTGGAGAATCTGTCACCTGGTAACTACGCCATCTTCATGCAGGCCAATACTGAGGCTGGCGCTGGAGCATTTGGGACTGTGGCTAATGTGCATATAG gcTCTGAGGAAATCTCGACAGTGATGTATGTGGTCATTCCGCTCATGCTGACTATATTGGCACTGATGCTGATGGCCTGCCTGGCACAGCATAGGAT TGTGAAAGAGAAACTGTGTCAAGATGTGCCTGACCCTTCCAACAGCAGCTTGTCCCACTGGGTTCCTAAAACTACCTTAGAG agTATGAATCCTCTCGTGCTACCGGAGAAGCCTGCAGTCAGATACTCTGAAGTCATTGTGCTTAATGAACTGCAGAACTCAAACCTGGATCAGGACCACAGCTGTCAGGGCATCTGTAATCTGCAAACATATTCTAGTCTCCAGTCTACTCTTAAAGTTAGAATATCAGGGAAAAAATTAACCAGAAGCTCTGCCACTGAGCTCTCCCCCTGCTCCTCATCCTACTCCAGTGTCATCATATCCAAACCTCTCCAAAATCCTCCTGAACCCCTTTTGCATCCCTCCTCTCACCAATACAACTGTCAGGATGACACAGGTGGCGTCACTGACGTTAAACTGCAGCTAGGTGGAGCCAGCGAGCCATCTGAGTCACATTCCAAAGATAAACCAAAAACCTCACAtctttttctgcagcagcatcaAATCCCTGCTTCCTTCTCTGACTTAAGCAGTGTACCTCGTTCCTCTGTTTTActttcacacacagatgaagTCAGTTCACTCAAGCTTCCCTTTTCTCAAAGCAGCTTTAATCCTTTGCTCCAACCCAACAACTTTAGTCACCGCAGTGATTCTacatcattttcacagtttCTGCCTTCTGTCTTTGTGGATTTATCCTATTATCCCGTGGAGTGTGAACCTTACCTCTCCTTGTAG